A genomic region of Tsukamurella pulmonis contains the following coding sequences:
- a CDS encoding Rossmann-like domain-containing protein, which translates to MTAPGTVADVLDLARGAEQDAVARSVFFVAHGTRLAGSDQRYRNRYVLVRVGDSFGACAFEEGELDPDVADLSGEPLTALLDHAAQPLRIAAADAALGAAAPHREDPRAELRTLPTGTPDERAVARDAAVAELLTVAPGARVALIGVVNPLVAAIRERGGEPLLADRNLQRTHWGDPVADDHHAVIAEADAVLATGMTLGNGSFDEILATCRERGVPLAVYAQSGSAVARAFLGAGLTALSAEHFPFSQFSADASPMYLYRGHA; encoded by the coding sequence ATGACCGCGCCCGGCACCGTCGCCGACGTCCTCGATCTCGCCCGTGGGGCGGAGCAGGACGCGGTCGCCCGCAGCGTCTTCTTCGTCGCGCACGGCACCCGCCTCGCGGGGAGCGATCAGCGCTACCGCAACCGGTACGTCCTCGTGCGCGTCGGGGATTCCTTCGGCGCGTGCGCCTTCGAGGAGGGCGAGCTCGACCCGGACGTCGCGGACCTGTCCGGGGAGCCCCTCACGGCACTGCTCGATCACGCGGCGCAACCGCTGCGGATCGCCGCCGCGGACGCGGCGCTCGGTGCCGCGGCCCCGCACCGCGAGGATCCGCGCGCCGAACTGCGCACCCTGCCCACCGGCACCCCCGACGAGCGGGCCGTCGCGCGGGACGCGGCGGTCGCGGAACTGCTCACCGTCGCGCCCGGCGCCCGCGTGGCCCTCATCGGCGTGGTGAACCCCCTCGTCGCGGCCATCCGAGAGCGGGGCGGCGAGCCGCTGCTCGCGGACCGGAACCTGCAGCGCACCCACTGGGGCGACCCCGTCGCGGACGACCACCACGCCGTGATCGCCGAGGCCGATGCGGTGCTCGCGACCGGAATGACTCTGGGCAACGGCAGTTTCGACGAGATCCTCGCCACCTGCCGGGAGCGCGGCGTGCCGCTCGCCGTGTACGCGCAGAGCGGTTCCGCCGTCGCGCGCGCCTTCCTCGGCGCGGGCCTGACCGCCCTCTCGGCCGAGCACTTCCCGTTCTCCCAGTTCTCCGCCGACGCCTCGCCGATGTACCTGTACCGGGGGCACGCATGA
- a CDS encoding MFS transporter, which produces MSAPLDRPLPDGVLVRAIWPLLAAAALGLVPFTVMANFLVAIAADAHAGVDLIGSLRGLGGVAALLVGVAAAPLLDRLSRSSVAALALLVLAVGCALALQGSTAAWIGFCLLIGAGTAVLNPALSAMAADRFASPAASARAATLVSSTMTLTAVLAAPVLALPAVLWGWRVDMAATAVVLLVVAVLVFRRRDPHGGDTSVSYLQAFRTVRALPGALEALAVSMLRTLAFMGSLAYIAAAFGQRFGIGTGWFSLVWATSGLAFFLGNFLGGKMMQDRGADRLFGTVMTAIVVATVAMVGLYTVPHLALAWPMVALVSAAHAVIAAAVTTTLVRTAGPVRGTVLSLNGAAQSVGVFAGAGLAGAALAIGGWTGVGLVLGGATALAAVFARRALRRAEAAEASA; this is translated from the coding sequence ATGAGCGCACCGCTGGACCGCCCGCTGCCCGACGGGGTTCTCGTCCGCGCGATCTGGCCCCTGCTCGCGGCCGCCGCGCTCGGCCTGGTGCCGTTCACCGTGATGGCGAACTTCCTCGTGGCCATCGCCGCCGACGCCCACGCGGGGGTCGACCTCATCGGCAGCCTGCGGGGGCTCGGCGGCGTCGCCGCCCTGCTGGTCGGCGTCGCGGCCGCGCCCCTGCTGGACCGGCTCTCCCGCTCCTCGGTCGCCGCGCTTGCCCTGCTGGTGCTCGCGGTGGGCTGCGCCCTTGCGCTGCAGGGCAGTACGGCGGCATGGATCGGCTTCTGCCTGCTGATCGGGGCGGGCACCGCGGTGCTCAACCCCGCGCTCTCGGCGATGGCCGCCGACCGGTTCGCGTCGCCCGCCGCATCCGCGCGCGCCGCGACCCTGGTCTCCTCGACGATGACGCTCACCGCCGTCCTCGCCGCCCCGGTACTCGCGCTGCCCGCCGTGCTCTGGGGATGGCGCGTCGACATGGCCGCGACCGCGGTGGTGCTGCTCGTCGTCGCCGTACTGGTGTTCCGTCGGCGCGACCCGCACGGCGGCGACACGTCGGTGAGCTACCTGCAGGCGTTCCGGACCGTCCGGGCCCTGCCCGGCGCGCTCGAGGCACTGGCGGTCTCGATGCTGCGGACGCTGGCCTTCATGGGCTCGCTCGCCTACATCGCCGCCGCGTTCGGGCAGCGTTTCGGCATCGGAACCGGCTGGTTCTCCCTGGTCTGGGCGACCTCCGGCCTGGCCTTCTTCCTCGGGAACTTCCTGGGCGGCAAGATGATGCAGGATCGCGGTGCGGACCGCCTGTTCGGCACGGTGATGACCGCTATCGTCGTCGCCACCGTCGCGATGGTGGGCCTGTACACGGTGCCGCACCTCGCCCTTGCGTGGCCGATGGTGGCGCTCGTCTCCGCCGCGCACGCCGTGATCGCCGCGGCGGTGACCACCACGCTGGTCCGCACGGCGGGTCCCGTCCGCGGCACCGTCCTCTCCCTCAACGGTGCGGCGCAGAGCGTCGGCGTCTTCGCCGGCGCCGGGCTGGCCGGTGCGGCGCTCGCGATCGGGGGATGGACGGGCGTGGGCCTGGTACTCGGCGGCGCCACCGCGCTCGCCGCCGTCTTCGCCCGGCGCGCGCTGCGCCGGGCCGAAGCGGCGGAGGCGTCGGCATGA
- a CDS encoding pyridoxal-phosphate dependent enzyme, producing the protein MMIHGHIAEALSRPALIRGSERRYLLRFESMKVASARAALREALAAGRVRPGGTVIDSSSGIYAYALALACHEAGVRCRIIGSTTIDEGLRIQLLALGVELEQMPPSASLKLDQDRRVRRITELLADDPSLHWMRQYHDPVHYIGYREIACGAAAELAAEGVATVRLVAPVGSGVSSGALRLGLEEAGMAVELVGVQPFGSVTFGSEHVDDPAMLIAGIGSSIPFANVRHGLYDVIHWVSFDVARAGTHRLLRQHALFAGLSSGAGHVAADYEQDHGAPVDATVQVLPDTGHRYQAALVGDGPAEPEPPLLVDDPAEIALPWSRMRWARRAGR; encoded by the coding sequence ATGATGATCCACGGGCACATCGCCGAGGCGCTGAGCCGGCCCGCGCTGATCCGCGGCAGCGAGCGCCGCTACCTGCTGCGGTTCGAGTCGATGAAGGTCGCCTCCGCCCGCGCCGCGCTGCGGGAGGCGCTCGCGGCGGGCCGGGTGCGGCCCGGCGGCACCGTCATCGACTCCTCGTCGGGGATCTACGCCTACGCGCTGGCGCTGGCCTGCCACGAGGCAGGGGTGCGCTGCCGCATCATCGGCTCCACCACCATCGACGAGGGCCTGCGCATCCAATTGCTGGCGCTGGGTGTCGAACTCGAGCAGATGCCGCCGTCCGCGTCGCTCAAGCTGGACCAGGACCGCCGCGTCCGCCGCATCACCGAACTGCTGGCCGATGACCCGTCGCTGCACTGGATGCGCCAGTACCACGATCCGGTGCACTACATCGGCTATCGCGAGATCGCCTGCGGCGCAGCGGCGGAACTCGCGGCGGAGGGCGTCGCGACGGTGCGGCTCGTCGCGCCGGTCGGCTCCGGTGTCTCCAGCGGGGCGCTGCGCCTCGGGCTCGAGGAGGCCGGAATGGCCGTCGAACTGGTCGGGGTGCAGCCCTTCGGCAGCGTCACCTTCGGATCCGAGCACGTCGACGACCCCGCCATGCTCATCGCTGGCATCGGCTCGTCGATCCCGTTCGCCAACGTCCGGCACGGGCTCTACGACGTGATCCACTGGGTGTCCTTCGACGTGGCCCGCGCCGGCACCCACCGACTGCTGCGGCAGCACGCGCTGTTCGCCGGGCTCTCCTCCGGCGCGGGGCATGTCGCCGCGGACTACGAGCAGGACCACGGCGCACCGGTCGACGCCACCGTGCAGGTGCTGCCGGACACCGGGCACCGCTACCAGGCGGCGCTCGTGGGGGACGGCCCGGCGGAGCCGGAACCGCCGCTGCTCGTGGACGATCCGGCGGAGATCGCGCTGCCGTGGTCGCGGATGCGATGGGCGCGGCGCGCCGGCCGCTAG
- the mnhG gene encoding monovalent cation/H(+) antiporter subunit G codes for MIVDIISAILFLSGAAFAVTASIGIIRFPDTLTRMHAATKPQTFGLLLLLAGAIVQMIDSVDVWMLVLVGLFTMITAPAVAHRVGRVAYQEQRLRDRTIERDQMETGSRD; via the coding sequence ATGATCGTCGACATCATCTCCGCGATCCTGTTCCTCTCCGGCGCCGCGTTCGCGGTGACCGCCTCGATCGGCATCATCCGCTTCCCGGACACGCTCACCCGGATGCACGCGGCCACCAAGCCGCAGACCTTCGGCCTGCTGCTACTGCTGGCGGGGGCGATCGTGCAGATGATCGATTCCGTCGACGTGTGGATGCTGGTGCTGGTGGGCCTGTTCACGATGATCACGGCGCCCGCCGTCGCGCACCGCGTGGGCCGGGTGGCCTACCAGGAGCAGCGGTTGCGGGACCGCACGATCGAGCGGGATCAGATGGAGACCGGCAGTCGCGACTAG
- a CDS encoding monovalent cation/H+ antiporter complex subunit F has product MTVVFVITGVVLMIAAFLTAYRLLRGPNTLDRVVAVDALVAIAVGGLAVWAAYSRNSSVIPGIVALSLVGFVGSVSVVRFRVPDDAGTAPSPPDETPDIAPRNGGQR; this is encoded by the coding sequence ATGACCGTCGTCTTCGTGATCACCGGCGTGGTCCTGATGATCGCCGCCTTCCTCACCGCCTACCGGCTGCTGCGCGGGCCGAACACGCTGGACCGGGTCGTCGCCGTCGACGCGCTGGTCGCGATCGCCGTCGGCGGCCTCGCCGTGTGGGCGGCCTACAGCCGCAACTCGTCGGTCATCCCCGGCATCGTTGCGCTCTCGCTCGTCGGGTTCGTGGGCTCGGTGTCCGTGGTGCGCTTCCGCGTTCCCGACGATGCCGGGACGGCCCCGTCACCGCCGGACGAGACGCCGGACATCGCTCCGCGGAACGGGGGCCAGCGATGA
- a CDS encoding Na+/H+ antiporter subunit E, whose protein sequence is MARRLVARILPDLHDGRAVLVKVGQLLWLDAVWVMLWGSVTWGNIAGGLLVGLAILLLLPLPPVPVEGRVHLGALLKLMAVFVVEMFRSSVEVAWLAIRPGAMPLSAVLRAKVSIKSDLVLTLLVDMMNLIPGTMVLEIDTRRRLLYVHVVDVSSEKAVRQFYRSTARLERLFIDAFERDNEWHASPMHGIDDDEYHHVTSEGRGLAGDARRMAAPEIAYRRTHRPEGEDKS, encoded by the coding sequence ATGGCTAGGCGACTCGTGGCACGGATCCTGCCCGACCTGCACGACGGACGCGCCGTCCTGGTCAAGGTGGGGCAGCTGCTCTGGCTCGACGCGGTGTGGGTGATGCTGTGGGGCAGCGTGACGTGGGGCAACATCGCGGGCGGCCTGCTCGTGGGCCTGGCGATCCTGCTGCTGCTCCCGTTGCCGCCGGTGCCCGTCGAGGGCCGCGTGCATCTGGGGGCGCTGCTCAAGCTGATGGCAGTCTTCGTGGTGGAGATGTTCCGCTCGTCGGTCGAGGTCGCCTGGCTGGCGATCCGGCCCGGCGCGATGCCGCTCAGCGCGGTGCTGCGCGCGAAGGTCTCGATCAAGTCCGACCTGGTGCTCACGCTGCTGGTGGACATGATGAACCTGATCCCGGGCACGATGGTGCTCGAGATCGACACCAGGCGTCGCCTGCTCTACGTGCACGTGGTGGACGTGAGCAGCGAGAAGGCCGTGCGCCAGTTCTACCGCAGCACAGCGCGTCTCGAGCGACTGTTCATCGACGCCTTCGAGCGCGACAACGAGTGGCACGCCAGCCCGATGCACGGCATCGACGACGACGAGTACCACCACGTCACGTCGGAGGGGCGGGGCCTGGCCGGCGACGCCCGGCGGATGGCCGCGCCCGAGATCGCGTACCGCAGGACCCACCGGCCCGAGGGAGAGGACAAGTCATGA
- a CDS encoding Na+/H+ antiporter subunit D produces MTESLMLALIPLPTVLPIVAAAITMVMGRHPRLQRLISLISLAGIVVVSAMMLYYTDRHGTVALHVGGWGDRDGGGSPLGITLVADQLAALMVLVSAIVLLGVLVYSVGQGIRDGDEHQPVSIFYPTYLILAAGVCNAFLSGDLFNLFVSFEMLLAASFVLLTVGGSADRIRAGVSYVMVSMVSSVVFLLGIAYAYFATGTLNFADMAIKLQDLPSGTRTTLFAVLLVAFGIKAAVFPLSTWLPDSYPTAPAPVTAVFAGLLTKVGVYAIIRAHTLLFPGGSLDDVLMIAGLLTMIVGILGAIAQTDIKRLLSFTLVSHIGYMIFGIALSTPLGLSSTIYYVVHHILVQTTLFLVVGLIERQAGAASLRRLGGLAAASPVLAILFFLPALNLGGIPPFSGFVGKVGLIEAGVQQGSVLAWVLVAGSVITSLLTLYAVIRVWTKAFWRPRSDAPEGQLAVAHPEALLDDADVIEFADREDPGRMPLSMVAPTAGLLGVGLVLALLAGPMFTVTDRAAEQLIGRADYIEAVLGPEGVAKLKTPDGAGGWHAYEPLTAAADGAPGTVGPENREGGAHG; encoded by the coding sequence ATGACCGAATCCCTGATGCTCGCCCTCATCCCGCTGCCGACGGTGCTGCCGATCGTGGCCGCCGCGATCACCATGGTCATGGGCCGGCACCCCCGGCTGCAGCGGTTGATCTCGCTGATCTCGCTCGCGGGCATCGTCGTGGTGTCCGCGATGATGCTGTACTACACCGACCGGCACGGCACCGTCGCGCTGCACGTCGGCGGCTGGGGCGATCGGGACGGCGGGGGCAGCCCGCTCGGCATCACCCTGGTGGCCGATCAGCTGGCGGCGCTCATGGTGCTGGTCTCGGCGATCGTGCTGCTGGGCGTGCTCGTCTACTCGGTCGGCCAGGGTATTCGCGACGGTGACGAGCACCAGCCCGTCTCGATCTTCTACCCCACCTACCTGATCCTCGCAGCGGGCGTGTGCAACGCCTTCCTCTCGGGCGACCTGTTCAACCTGTTCGTCTCCTTCGAGATGCTGCTCGCCGCGAGCTTCGTCCTGCTCACCGTGGGCGGCAGCGCCGACCGCATCCGGGCGGGCGTCTCGTACGTGATGGTCTCGATGGTCTCGTCGGTGGTCTTCCTGCTGGGCATCGCCTACGCCTACTTCGCGACGGGCACGCTCAACTTCGCCGACATGGCGATCAAGCTGCAGGACCTGCCCTCGGGGACGCGGACCACGCTGTTCGCGGTGCTGCTGGTGGCCTTCGGGATCAAAGCGGCCGTCTTCCCGCTCTCCACCTGGCTGCCGGACTCCTATCCGACGGCGCCGGCGCCGGTCACCGCGGTCTTCGCCGGCTTGCTGACCAAAGTCGGCGTGTACGCGATCATCCGGGCGCACACGCTGCTCTTCCCGGGCGGTTCGCTCGACGACGTGCTCATGATCGCCGGCCTGCTCACCATGATCGTCGGCATCCTGGGTGCGATCGCCCAGACGGACATCAAGCGTCTGCTCTCGTTCACGCTGGTCAGCCACATCGGTTACATGATCTTCGGCATCGCGCTCTCCACCCCCCTGGGCCTGAGCTCGACGATCTACTACGTGGTGCACCACATCCTCGTGCAGACCACGCTGTTCCTGGTGGTGGGCCTCATCGAACGGCAGGCGGGCGCGGCGTCGCTGCGCCGCCTCGGCGGGCTCGCCGCGGCCAGCCCGGTCCTCGCGATCCTGTTCTTCCTGCCCGCGCTCAACCTCGGCGGCATCCCGCCCTTCTCCGGCTTCGTCGGCAAGGTGGGCCTGATCGAGGCGGGCGTGCAGCAGGGGTCGGTGCTGGCGTGGGTGCTGGTCGCCGGCAGCGTGATCACCTCCCTGCTGACGCTGTACGCGGTGATCCGCGTGTGGACCAAGGCCTTCTGGCGCCCCCGCTCCGACGCCCCCGAGGGGCAGCTGGCCGTCGCGCACCCGGAGGCCCTGCTCGACGACGCCGACGTCATCGAGTTCGCCGACCGCGAGGATCCGGGCCGGATGCCGCTGAGCATGGTCGCGCCCACCGCCGGCCTGCTCGGGGTGGGGCTGGTCCTCGCGCTGCTCGCCGGCCCGATGTTCACCGTCACCGACCGCGCCGCCGAGCAGCTGATCGGGCGCGCCGATTACATCGAGGCAGTGCTCGGACCCGAGGGCGTCGCCAAGCTCAAGACCCCCGACGGTGCCGGCGGCTGGCACGCGTACGAACCGCTGACCGCCGCGGCCGACGGTGCGCCCGGCACCGTCGGACCGGAGAACCGTGAGGGGGGCGCGCATGGCTAG
- a CDS encoding Na(+)/H(+) antiporter subunit C: MIVDIGLFGAVAVMVATGVYLLLDRSLTRMLMGIILFSNAVNLVLLALSSPPGNPPIVGYFSEGRLTDADPLAQAMILTAIVITMGMAAFILALAYRSFTINTDDEVDDDPEDTKVLERDVDIAADDPDYDASDDPITGAPSALGDAYGPDGRLLTPEELQQARVDVVDTGALPLPSVPREKQLPTAEQEEER; encoded by the coding sequence ATGATCGTCGACATCGGTCTCTTCGGCGCCGTCGCCGTCATGGTCGCCACCGGCGTGTACCTGCTGCTCGACCGCAGCCTCACCCGGATGCTCATGGGCATCATCCTGTTCAGCAACGCGGTGAACCTGGTGCTGCTCGCGCTGTCCTCCCCGCCCGGCAACCCGCCCATCGTCGGGTACTTCTCGGAAGGGCGGCTCACCGACGCGGATCCGCTGGCGCAGGCCATGATCCTCACGGCCATCGTCATCACGATGGGCATGGCGGCCTTCATCCTCGCGCTGGCCTACCGCTCCTTCACCATCAACACCGACGACGAGGTCGACGACGACCCCGAAGACACGAAGGTGCTCGAGCGCGACGTGGACATCGCCGCCGACGATCCCGACTACGACGCCTCGGACGATCCGATCACGGGCGCACCGTCGGCCCTGGGCGACGCGTACGGCCCGGACGGCCGTCTCCTCACCCCCGAGGAACTGCAGCAGGCGCGGGTCGACGTCGTCGACACCGGCGCCCTTCCGCTGCCGAGCGTGCCCCGCGAGAAGCAGTTGCCGACGGCCGAGCAGGAGGAGGAGCGATGA
- a CDS encoding Na+/H+ antiporter subunit A, with the protein MLVILACLSLATLAAPVVVGRFGARGFLGLAAAPAAALVWIITVWPADGEPDRTETLQWVPALNMNVDLRLTPLAAVMSVLVLGVGAVILVYCAGYFTGVSNTRKLPTFAAELVAFMAVMFGLVVSDNMLVMYVFWELTSVLSFLLVGYYAERATSRRAATQALLVTTLGGLAMLVGIIELGEHYGSYLFSEVIARATADPSTISIGVEVGVVLILIGAISKSAIVPFHFWLPGAMAAPTPVSGYLHAAAMVKAGVFLVALLAPAFAHLTAWRVIVLGLGILTMVLAGWRALREFDLKLILAFGTVSQLGMLMVLVGTGERNVALAGITMLTAHALFKATLFMVVGIIDHATGTRDIRRLAMLGDRHKVLAVIAALAAASMAGIPPLYGFVGKEAALETMLHAALPSPLPVLLLIGLCAGSALTVAYSVRFLWGAFGRKGQAKPTSAVENMHGIGPLFLAGPALLAGLSLLAGVFSPWLDHVLAQYPDRAFPPAAEPYHLALWHGFTLPLLLTVLIIATGVVIVQPHSPFSRLRRRNSVLLGNADRLYDATLRGADVISLRMTQFTQRGSLPLTQGTVLLTLVLLPLLVLAFGTTTRPELRVEASPLFLSISVLMCAAALTAVVLRNRLATVLVVGVTGYGTGVIFAIYGAPDLALTQFLVETLTLVIFVLVLRKLPAEAPITGNRPSRIARALLGVAVAAMVVVVAIAARGARVAAPVADRLPDQAYKFGYGHNTVNVILVDIRAWDTFGEISVLLVAATGVASLVFRNRRFGSAPRVSAAAAAAAAAAPGTTWLRGSALRDPRHRSLVLEITSRLAFPTIMVVSVFFFFAGHNAPGGGFAGGLTAGLALVLRYLAGGRYEIGEALPVDAGRILGTGLLLAASGTIVSLLAGAPAMSSVAFEFTLAIFGDVKVVTALIFDAGVYLIVVGLVLDVLRSLGARLDLEGSPADMTSPLPVQSGGGAR; encoded by the coding sequence TTGCTTGTCATCCTTGCCTGTTTGTCATTGGCGACCTTAGCCGCCCCCGTCGTGGTGGGCCGATTCGGCGCGCGCGGATTCCTCGGTCTCGCCGCCGCCCCCGCAGCCGCCCTGGTCTGGATCATCACCGTCTGGCCGGCCGACGGCGAACCCGACCGCACCGAGACGCTGCAGTGGGTCCCCGCCCTGAACATGAACGTCGACCTGCGGCTCACCCCGCTCGCCGCGGTGATGTCGGTGCTGGTCCTCGGGGTCGGCGCCGTGATCCTGGTCTACTGCGCCGGCTACTTCACCGGCGTCTCCAACACCCGCAAGCTGCCCACCTTCGCCGCCGAGCTGGTCGCCTTCATGGCGGTCATGTTCGGCCTCGTGGTCAGCGACAACATGCTGGTGATGTACGTCTTCTGGGAGCTCACGTCGGTGCTGAGCTTCCTGCTCGTCGGCTACTACGCCGAGCGCGCGACCAGCCGTCGCGCCGCCACGCAGGCACTGCTCGTGACCACCCTCGGCGGCCTGGCGATGCTGGTCGGCATCATCGAACTGGGCGAGCACTACGGCAGCTACCTCTTCTCCGAGGTCATCGCCCGCGCGACGGCCGACCCGTCGACCATCTCGATCGGTGTCGAGGTCGGCGTGGTGCTGATCCTCATCGGCGCGATCAGCAAGTCGGCGATCGTGCCCTTCCACTTCTGGCTCCCCGGCGCCATGGCCGCGCCGACGCCCGTCTCCGGCTACCTGCACGCCGCCGCGATGGTCAAAGCCGGCGTCTTCCTCGTCGCGCTGCTCGCGCCCGCCTTCGCGCACCTCACGGCCTGGCGCGTCATCGTGCTGGGCCTGGGCATCCTGACGATGGTCCTGGCCGGCTGGCGCGCCCTGCGCGAGTTCGATCTCAAGCTGATCCTCGCCTTCGGCACCGTCAGCCAGCTCGGCATGCTGATGGTGCTGGTCGGCACCGGCGAGCGGAACGTCGCGCTCGCGGGCATCACGATGCTCACCGCGCACGCGCTGTTCAAGGCGACGCTCTTCATGGTCGTCGGCATCATCGACCACGCGACCGGCACTCGCGACATCCGCCGCCTGGCGATGCTCGGCGACCGGCACAAGGTGCTCGCGGTGATCGCGGCGCTCGCCGCCGCGTCGATGGCCGGTATCCCGCCGCTGTACGGCTTCGTCGGCAAGGAGGCCGCGCTCGAGACCATGCTGCACGCCGCCCTGCCGTCGCCGCTGCCGGTGCTGCTGCTGATCGGGCTGTGCGCGGGATCCGCGCTGACGGTGGCCTACAGCGTCCGGTTCCTGTGGGGCGCGTTCGGCCGCAAAGGGCAGGCCAAGCCCACCAGCGCCGTGGAGAACATGCACGGCATCGGCCCGCTGTTCCTGGCCGGTCCCGCACTGCTCGCCGGCCTGAGCCTGCTCGCCGGCGTCTTCTCGCCGTGGCTCGATCACGTGCTGGCGCAGTACCCGGACCGGGCCTTCCCGCCGGCGGCGGAGCCGTACCACCTCGCGCTGTGGCACGGATTCACGCTGCCGCTGCTGCTCACGGTGCTGATCATCGCGACGGGCGTCGTCATCGTCCAGCCGCACAGCCCGTTCTCGCGCCTGCGCCGGCGCAACAGCGTGCTGCTGGGCAACGCCGACCGGCTCTACGACGCCACCCTGCGCGGCGCCGACGTGATCTCGCTGCGCATGACGCAGTTCACCCAGCGCGGTTCGCTGCCGCTGACGCAGGGCACCGTCCTGCTGACGCTGGTGCTGCTGCCGCTCCTGGTGCTGGCGTTCGGCACCACCACGCGTCCCGAACTGCGGGTCGAGGCCTCGCCGCTGTTCCTGTCGATCTCGGTGCTCATGTGCGCCGCCGCCCTGACCGCGGTGGTGCTGCGCAACCGCCTGGCGACGGTGCTCGTCGTCGGCGTCACGGGCTACGGCACGGGCGTGATCTTCGCGATCTACGGCGCCCCCGACCTCGCGCTCACCCAGTTCCTGGTGGAGACGCTGACCCTGGTGATCTTCGTGTTGGTGCTGCGCAAGCTGCCCGCGGAGGCGCCGATCACGGGCAACCGGCCCTCGCGCATCGCCCGCGCGCTGCTCGGTGTCGCCGTGGCGGCGATGGTCGTGGTGGTGGCGATCGCCGCCCGCGGTGCCCGGGTCGCGGCCCCCGTCGCCGATCGGCTCCCCGACCAGGCCTACAAGTTCGGCTACGGCCACAACACCGTGAACGTGATCCTGGTCGACATCCGCGCCTGGGACACCTTCGGTGAGATCTCCGTACTGCTCGTCGCGGCGACGGGCGTCGCCTCGCTGGTCTTCCGCAACCGCCGCTTCGGCTCCGCGCCGCGGGTCAGCGCCGCCGCCGCGGCCGCGGCGGCCGCCGCACCGGGCACCACGTGGCTGCGCGGCAGCGCACTGCGCGACCCGCGGCACCGCTCGCTGGTCCTGGAGATCACCTCGCGGCTGGCCTTCCCGACGATCATGGTGGTCTCGGTCTTCTTCTTCTTCGCCGGTCACAACGCTCCCGGCGGCGGCTTCGCGGGCGGCCTCACCGCGGGACTGGCGCTGGTCCTGCGCTACCTGGCGGGCGGCCGGTACGAGATCGGCGAGGCGCTGCCGGTGGACGCGGGCCGCATCCTCGGCACGGGCCTGCTGCTCGCGGCCAGCGGCACCATCGTCTCGCTGCTCGCGGGAGCCCCCGCCATGTCCTCGGTCGCCTTCGAGTTCACCCTCGCGATCTTCGGTGACGTCAAGGTGGTGACCGCGCTGATCTTCGACGCCGGCGTGTACCTCATCGTCGTGGGCCTCGTCCTCGACGTGCTGCGCAGCCTGGGCGCGCGACTCGACCTGGAGGGATCCCCCGCCGACATGACCTCGCCCCTGCCCGTGCAGTCGGGAGGTGGCGCGCGATGA
- a CDS encoding type IV toxin-antitoxin system AbiEi family antitoxin domain-containing protein: MDSDALIVRLAAEDGGVVSRQHLLRSGVDARRISELRRRGGLTVIRRGWYALPGAAPAVVATVRAGAVVACVSALEHRHGVWIPPNQRRLHVRWSEHRSRPRFEHRCGARPALPTPIRAVDALGDALRCAADCLERDMLVAVLESTLRLPVPYTLADLEQCFAGAAQRITTLLPALDPLAGSGTESLVRFRLRSEHIAVRSQVVIPGVGRVDLVVGDRLIIECDSDGFHNGAQRRRDYRRDRIATVGGYLVLRVDYAEVIDQWDEILEEIRAIIRAGRHRGVTAF; encoded by the coding sequence GTGGACAGCGATGCACTCATCGTGCGGCTCGCCGCGGAGGACGGCGGCGTCGTCTCGCGGCAGCACCTCCTCCGCTCCGGTGTCGACGCGAGGCGGATCAGTGAGCTGCGGCGACGCGGTGGGCTCACGGTGATCCGCCGCGGCTGGTACGCCCTGCCCGGTGCCGCTCCCGCGGTCGTCGCGACGGTGCGGGCCGGCGCCGTCGTCGCCTGCGTCTCCGCGCTGGAGCACCGGCACGGCGTGTGGATTCCGCCGAACCAGCGCCGACTGCACGTCCGCTGGTCGGAGCACCGCAGCCGGCCGCGGTTCGAGCACCGGTGCGGCGCCCGCCCGGCCCTGCCGACGCCGATCCGCGCGGTGGACGCACTGGGCGACGCCCTGCGCTGCGCCGCCGACTGCCTCGAGCGCGACATGCTCGTCGCGGTGCTCGAATCGACGCTGCGCCTGCCCGTGCCGTACACGCTCGCGGATCTGGAGCAGTGCTTCGCCGGCGCCGCGCAGCGGATCACCACGCTGCTGCCCGCGCTCGACCCGCTCGCCGGATCGGGAACGGAGTCGCTGGTGCGGTTCCGGCTGCGGAGCGAGCACATCGCGGTCCGCTCGCAGGTGGTGATCCCCGGTGTCGGCCGGGTCGACCTCGTCGTCGGCGATCGGCTCATCATCGAATGCGACAGCGACGGTTTCCACAACGGTGCACAGCGACGGCGGGACTACCGTCGCGACCGCATCGCGACCGTCGGCGGGTACCTCGTGCTCCGCGTCGACTACGCCGAGGTGATCGACCAGTGGGACGAGATCCTCGAGGAGATCCGCGCGATCATCCGGGCGGGCCGGCATCGCGGGGTGACCGCATTCTGA